CATGCTGCTCAACCGGGTGCTCACCGTTCGTGCGGGTGCGCCCGCGTCGCATCGCGGCAAGGGATGGGAGGAGGTCACCGACCAGGCGATCCGCGCGCTCGTCGCCCGTGACCGCCCGCTCGTGGCGATCCTCTGGGGCAAGGACGCCCGCGGCCTGAAGCCGCTGCTCGCCGATGTCCCGGTCGTCGAGAGCCCCCACCCGAGTCCCCTGTCGGCCCGCTACGGGTTCTTCGGCTCGCGTCCGTTCAGCCGCGCCAACGCCTTGCTCGCGGCGCAGGGCGCCGAACCCGTCGACTGGCGGCTGCCCTGACGTCGGGGCCGCGTCAGCCGCCCGGCGCCCGCCGGCGCGTGCGGTAGGCGCGGGCCTTCGCCCGGTTGCCGCAGACCTCCATGGCGCACCCGGACACCAGGGGAGCGGGGGAGGGGCGCGACGGGCGCCGCGCCGCGCGGGTCAGCCCGCCGCGAGCAGGGCCTGCGACGTGCGCCGCGCGAGCGCCATGCAGGTGAGCATCGGGTTCGCGCCGCTCGCGGTCGGGAAGGCGCTCGTGTCGCCGATCCACACGCCGGGCGTGTCGTGCAGCTGGCCCTCGGGATCGGCCACGCTCGCGGCGGGATCGGTGCCCATGCGGGCCGTGCCCATCTGGTGGGCGCTGAACATCGTCCGCCGGCCGCCCTCGGAGGGGATGGACCGCACCCGGGCCACGTACCGGTCGAGGGGCTTGCCCCGCCGCCAGAGCGTCGCCGCCGGGGTGAGGTCAAGGATCGCCCGCGCACCCGCGGCCTCGTGCAGGCGGGCCATCGCCTCGAGGGCGCCGTGCACATGCTCGCGGTCGACCGCGTCCTCGAGCGGGTAGTGCACCACCGCATCCCCCGCGTCGTCGACGGTGACCCGGCCGCCGCCGCGGTCACGCACGATGCCGATGAACGGGGCCAGGTGCGTGGCCCGCCCGGCGAGGACCTTGTGGGCCCGCCCCGACCGCCAGGGTGTGCTCGCCGCGAAGAGACCCGTGCCGTAGTGGGGGCACTCGACGAGGAAGCCGTAGCCGTCGAACAGATCGGCGAACTCGTCGACGACGACCGTCTGGGGCGCTCCCCACCAGGGGCGCTGCTCGTCCGGGTAGTAGCCGGCGAGGGCCGCGACCGGGTGCAGGCGCAGGTGCCGGCCGACCGCCGGGCCGCCGATCCCCGAGCGCAGGAGCAGCGCCGGGGTCTCCAGGGCCCCGCCGGCGACCACGACGACCGGGGCGCGCACGGTCACCTGCCTCCCGTCGCGCACGCGGGCCTCCACCCCTGCGGCGCGCCCGTTCTCCACGAGGATGCGCCCGGCACGGCAGCCGACGACGATGCGCGCGTCCGCCTCGGCGGCGTCCCCGAGGTAGGTGCGGGTCGTCGTCTGCTTGCAGCCGGTCCGGTCGCCGAAGCCCATGTGGCCGGCGGCGCCGGCGTCGTAGCGACCCGGGTCGGCACTGAGCAGCGCGGTGCCCCACGACCAGCCGCGTGCCCCGGCGCCCTCGGCCAGGCGCGCGTTCGGCCCGTTGCGCTCGCTGCAGTCAACGGTGACCGAGATCCGCTGCGCGACCGCGTCGAGGTGCTCGTCGAAGGCGGGGCTGTCGAGGTCGGTGAGCCCGTGACGGGCCCACTCCGCCCGCAGCTGCGGGCGCGGGCGGACGCAGTTGGCCCAGTTCACGGTCGTTCCGCCGCCGAGGGTCGCCCCGGCGGCCATGACGATCGTGCCGTCGGCCGTGGGCGTCCAGCCACCGCGCCAGTAGAGGTCGCGGTAGGCGACGACCTCGTAGGGCGGGAAGTCGGGCTCCTCGAAGTGCCCGCCGGCCTCGAGCACGACGACGTCCTTGCCCGCGCGGGCGAGCTCCCCGGCCACGACCCCACCCCCGGCGCCCGACCCGACGATGCAGACGTCGGCCTGCAGCGGCACGTACCGGCGTCCCGGCATCGGGGCGAGGGGACGGACCCGGCGCGCGGCGGGCGCCTCGACGTCGGGTGGCCCGGGATAGCCGACGACCGGCCAGTTGGGGTTCGCGCCGCGCTCGTCGGGCAGCGCGTAGAAGTGCAGCATCGTCAGGGCACGCAGGCCGTCGAGGCCTCGGGCGACGTCGGCGGCGGTCTGCCGCAGCGCCTTCACCGCGGCCGTGCGGGCGATCAGCGGCAGGCGCGAGAACCCCATGCCCGCCAGCACGTCGAGGAGCTGCTCGAGGCCGGCGCGGTCCTCCTCGCCGAGCCGGGTGGCGATGTACCCGGCGACGGCCCGCTCGGTGCCGACGTCCGACGCGGTCCGCGCCCAGTATGGGTCGGGCGACGCCACGCGCGGGGGGTCGACGGCCGGCACGAACGTGTCGCACAGCGCACGCAGGGCGCCGAGGCGTCGCTGGCCCCTCGCGCCCGCGGCCCAGGTCGCCGCTGCCTCCTCGAGCTCTTGCCGCATCGCCCTCTCCGGTGTCGGGGGGCAAGCCTAATATGGTTCGCAACGTTGATCGCGTCCCCCGCGTCGGTCGGTCGACAAGGCGTTGTGGGCGCGGTGGTCATGGCCGCCTACGTCACCGGCATGTCCACCAGGAAGGTCGACGACCTCCTGTTGCGCGGGGCTGCGACTCGGTCCGTGCTCCTTCGGCGGCGACCGCCTCGACCGGGCTTGCGGGGCGCCGGGCACCTATACGTCCGGAATGAAAGAAAAGAAAAAGAACTCAGATGTCGAAGACGTTTGCGACCGACACGCCGGGGACGCTGACCACGCGGGCGTACGCCGAGGCGGTGCACTACGAGACCGACGAGGGCGGGTGGGAGCCGATCGATGTGGCGTTGACGCCTGGGCGGGAGGGCCGTCTTGAGAACGGCGCGAACAGTTTCGGGCTGTCGGTCGCG
Above is a genomic segment from Egibacteraceae bacterium containing:
- a CDS encoding GMC family oxidoreductase; this encodes MRQELEEAAATWAAGARGQRRLGALRALCDTFVPAVDPPRVASPDPYWARTASDVGTERAVAGYIATRLGEEDRAGLEQLLDVLAGMGFSRLPLIARTAAVKALRQTAADVARGLDGLRALTMLHFYALPDERGANPNWPVVGYPGPPDVEAPAARRVRPLAPMPGRRYVPLQADVCIVGSGAGGGVVAGELARAGKDVVVLEAGGHFEEPDFPPYEVVAYRDLYWRGGWTPTADGTIVMAAGATLGGGTTVNWANCVRPRPQLRAEWARHGLTDLDSPAFDEHLDAVAQRISVTVDCSERNGPNARLAEGAGARGWSWGTALLSADPGRYDAGAAGHMGFGDRTGCKQTTTRTYLGDAAEADARIVVGCRAGRILVENGRAAGVEARVRDGRQVTVRAPVVVVAGGALETPALLLRSGIGGPAVGRHLRLHPVAALAGYYPDEQRPWWGAPQTVVVDEFADLFDGYGFLVECPHYGTGLFAASTPWRSGRAHKVLAGRATHLAPFIGIVRDRGGGRVTVDDAGDAVVHYPLEDAVDREHVHGALEAMARLHEAAGARAILDLTPAATLWRRGKPLDRYVARVRSIPSEGGRRTMFSAHQMGTARMGTDPAASVADPEGQLHDTPGVWIGDTSAFPTASGANPMLTCMALARRTSQALLAAG